Proteins encoded within one genomic window of uncultured Desulfobacter sp.:
- a CDS encoding double-cubane-cluster-containing anaerobic reductase: MSNDYALMWESLGMDLKAHDALLGVLEQGYKDIYLAQKNRPEGMGYFDFVMSEVHGLRIKELLDEKKQNRKIIGSYCVFVPEEIALAGGATLVGLCSGADFAVEEVEKHLPRNTCSLIKSSFGFKLGKVCPYLESADMIVGENTCDGKKKAYETFSGMVDNLYVMDLPQVKSTQGRALLKEEYERFKTAVEKLTGNKITVESLKEGIKVVNAKRAAMHRLATLRKADPAPISGLDALLANQVFFYDNPARFTESVNKICDELEGRIKENQGAFPAKTPRILISGCPMAVPNWKLPWIIESSGAVIVGEEACVGERGTRNLIDDSGQTMDELIDAITDRYFKVDCAIFTPNQERSDHIIEMAKAYGADGVIHYGLQFCQPYIMESIPVENSLENLGIPCMRIETDYGMEDVGQLKTRVEAFIEQIAD; encoded by the coding sequence ATGAGTAACGATTATGCCCTCATGTGGGAAAGCCTTGGCATGGATTTAAAAGCCCATGACGCACTGCTCGGTGTTTTGGAACAAGGATACAAGGACATTTACCTGGCCCAGAAAAATCGCCCCGAAGGCATGGGGTATTTTGATTTTGTCATGAGCGAGGTTCATGGGTTGCGGATCAAGGAACTTCTGGACGAAAAAAAGCAGAACCGCAAAATCATTGGCAGCTATTGTGTATTCGTCCCCGAAGAGATCGCTCTTGCTGGCGGTGCCACCCTGGTCGGGTTATGCTCGGGTGCGGATTTTGCCGTTGAAGAAGTTGAAAAACATTTACCCAGAAACACCTGCTCATTGATTAAGTCCTCTTTTGGCTTTAAGCTTGGGAAGGTTTGCCCTTACCTTGAAAGTGCAGATATGATCGTGGGAGAAAACACCTGTGATGGTAAGAAAAAAGCCTATGAAACCTTTTCCGGCATGGTGGATAATCTTTATGTCATGGATTTGCCCCAGGTTAAATCAACCCAAGGCCGTGCCCTTCTCAAAGAAGAATACGAACGGTTCAAAACAGCAGTAGAAAAATTGACCGGCAATAAAATCACAGTGGAATCTCTTAAAGAGGGAATCAAGGTCGTCAATGCCAAGCGGGCCGCAATGCATCGACTGGCAACATTACGAAAGGCTGATCCCGCACCCATCTCAGGCCTTGATGCACTGTTGGCCAATCAGGTTTTCTTTTATGACAATCCCGCTCGGTTTACCGAATCCGTCAACAAAATATGTGATGAACTGGAGGGACGGATTAAAGAGAATCAGGGTGCCTTTCCTGCCAAAACGCCTAGAATCCTTATCTCCGGCTGCCCTATGGCTGTACCCAACTGGAAACTGCCATGGATCATTGAATCCAGTGGCGCTGTGATCGTGGGTGAGGAAGCCTGCGTGGGTGAACGGGGCACCCGGAACCTGATCGATGATTCAGGACAAACTATGGATGAACTGATAGACGCCATTACAGACCGGTATTTCAAAGTGGACTGTGCTATTTTTACCCCAAATCAGGAACGCAGCGATCATATCATTGAAATGGCCAAAGCCTATGGTGCAGACGGGGTGATCCATTACGGTCTGCAGTTCTGTCAGCCTTACATTATGGAATCCATTCCCGTCGAGAATTCGCTTGAAAATTTGGGGATCCCCTGTATGAGGATTGAAACCGATTACGGCATGGAGGATGTGGGGCAGCTTAAAACTAGAGTAGAAGCTTTCATAGAACAAATAGCTGATTGA